The following coding sequences are from one Pseudomonas mendocina window:
- a CDS encoding uracil-xanthine permease family protein translates to MTTDRNAPATPSVRNELIYQLDDTPAFLPAVFAALQHVLASFVAIITPTLIVGSVLGLGAHVPYLVSMALFVSGLGTFVQAKRIGPVGSGLLCLQGTSFGFLSVILSAGFIVKGRGGSEEEILSTIFGVCFCAAFVEIFFSQFIGKLRMVITPVVTGTIICLMGLSLIKVGMTDFAGGYGAEDLGALHHLALGALVLLTIVVLNRSSSQMLRLSAVIVALTLGFAVAWLTGRVDFSEMAEVPLISVPQPFKYGFSFDLVAFIPIAVIFLITPLETAGDLTANSIISKQPVKGPLYMRRIKSGVLADGCNSAMAAMFNSLPMTTFSQNNGVIQLTGVASRHVALYIAAILVLLGLFPMVGAVLQLMPKPVLGGATLIMFGTVAVAGIKILTEAGLHRRNMLIVSISLGLGLGVAAVPEALAQMPEMLRNILGSPIAIGAFSAIALNVFLPEEPVAEDDYDPEAHLHTVLQNRQDDANDDRLNTLSRDLAPAPRSN, encoded by the coding sequence ATGACTACCGACCGCAACGCCCCAGCTACGCCCAGCGTCCGCAACGAACTGATCTATCAACTGGACGACACTCCCGCCTTCCTCCCCGCTGTGTTCGCCGCGCTGCAGCATGTGCTGGCCAGCTTCGTCGCCATCATCACTCCTACCCTGATCGTCGGCAGTGTGCTCGGCCTCGGCGCTCACGTGCCCTATCTGGTCAGCATGGCGCTGTTCGTCTCAGGCCTCGGCACCTTCGTCCAGGCCAAGCGCATCGGCCCGGTCGGCTCCGGCCTGCTCTGCCTGCAGGGCACCAGCTTCGGTTTTCTCAGCGTGATCCTCAGCGCCGGTTTCATCGTCAAGGGCCGTGGTGGCAGCGAGGAGGAGATTCTCTCGACCATCTTCGGCGTGTGCTTCTGCGCCGCCTTCGTCGAGATTTTCTTCAGTCAGTTCATTGGCAAGCTGCGCATGGTGATCACTCCGGTGGTCACCGGCACCATCATCTGCCTGATGGGTTTGTCACTGATCAAGGTCGGCATGACCGACTTCGCCGGCGGCTACGGCGCCGAGGATCTGGGCGCGCTGCACCACCTAGCGCTTGGCGCCCTGGTATTGCTGACCATCGTCGTACTCAACCGCTCCTCGTCGCAGATGCTGCGTCTGTCTGCTGTCATCGTCGCCCTGACGCTGGGCTTCGCCGTGGCCTGGCTGACCGGTCGAGTGGATTTCAGCGAGATGGCCGAGGTGCCGCTGATCAGCGTGCCGCAGCCGTTCAAGTACGGCTTCAGCTTCGACCTGGTGGCGTTCATTCCGATTGCGGTGATCTTCCTCATCACCCCGCTGGAAACCGCGGGCGACCTGACCGCCAACTCGATCATCTCCAAGCAACCGGTCAAAGGCCCGCTGTACATGCGCCGAATCAAGTCCGGAGTGCTGGCCGATGGCTGCAACTCGGCGATGGCGGCGATGTTCAACAGCCTGCCGATGACCACTTTCAGCCAGAACAACGGGGTGATTCAGCTCACTGGCGTGGCCAGCCGCCATGTCGCGCTATACATCGCTGCGATCCTCGTTCTGCTTGGGCTGTTTCCCATGGTCGGTGCGGTGCTGCAACTGATGCCCAAACCGGTATTGGGCGGCGCCACCCTGATCATGTTCGGCACCGTGGCTGTGGCCGGCATCAAGATCCTCACCGAGGCGGGCCTGCATCGACGCAACATGCTCATCGTCTCCATTTCCCTCGGCCTGGGGCTCGGCGTGGCAGCAGTGCCCGAGGCACTGGCGCAGATGCCGGAGATGCTACGCAATATCCTCGGCTCGCCGATTGCCATCGGCGCCTTCAGCGCCATCGCGTTGAACGTGTTCCTGCCGGAAGAACCCGTGGCCGAGGATGACTACGACCCCGAGGCGCACCTGCACACCGTGCTGCAGAACCGCCAGGACGACGCCAACGACGACCGCCTGAATACCCTCAGCCGCGACCTCGCCCCAGCGCCACGCTCGAACTGA
- a CDS encoding urate hydroxylase PuuD translates to MEAHFTEWLNLGIRWIHMITGIAWIGASFYFVWLENNLNRSNPREGLSGDLWAIHGGGIYHLEKYKLAPPKMPENLHWFKWEAYFTWLSGVALLLVVYYLNPSLYLIKPGVELAPAMGIAIGLGSMLAGYVIYHFLCDSPLGKRPALLGAVLFVLIIAAAYGFSLIFSGRAAYIHVGAIIGTIMVGNVFFTIMPAQRALVKAIETNTTPDPLLPAKGLLRSRHNNYFTLPVLFIMISNHFPSTYGSQYNWLILAGIAILAVLVRHYFNTRHDSNKFVWTLPAAALGMICLAYVTSPTSRAPAVIPVAAVEQPASTDTAQVEANNEATPTEPVASEAAAPAAGNADFAKVESVIHERCTVCHSVTPSSPMFSAPPAGFMLDTPEQMKAQAAKIHAQTVASQIMPLGNITQMTQDERDLIGSWIAKGAQIN, encoded by the coding sequence GTGGAAGCACATTTCACCGAATGGCTAAACCTGGGCATCCGCTGGATCCATATGATCACCGGCATCGCCTGGATCGGCGCATCCTTCTATTTCGTCTGGCTGGAAAACAACCTCAACCGTAGCAACCCACGCGAGGGCCTGTCGGGCGACCTCTGGGCGATTCACGGCGGCGGCATCTACCACCTGGAAAAGTACAAGCTGGCTCCGCCGAAAATGCCGGAGAACCTGCACTGGTTCAAATGGGAGGCCTACTTCACCTGGCTGTCGGGCGTCGCTCTGTTGCTGGTGGTGTACTACCTCAACCCCAGCCTTTACCTGATCAAGCCAGGCGTCGAACTGGCCCCCGCCATGGGTATCGCCATTGGCCTGGGCTCGATGCTCGCCGGTTACGTGATCTATCACTTTCTCTGCGACTCGCCACTGGGCAAGCGCCCCGCCCTGCTCGGCGCCGTGCTGTTCGTGCTGATCATCGCCGCGGCGTATGGCTTCAGCCTGATCTTCAGCGGCCGCGCGGCCTACATTCATGTCGGCGCCATCATCGGCACGATCATGGTCGGCAACGTGTTCTTCACCATCATGCCGGCCCAGCGTGCGCTGGTTAAGGCGATCGAGACCAACACCACGCCCGATCCGCTGCTGCCGGCCAAGGGCCTGCTGCGCTCGCGCCACAACAACTACTTCACCCTGCCGGTGCTGTTCATCATGATCAGCAACCACTTCCCGAGCACCTATGGCAGCCAGTACAACTGGCTGATCCTGGCGGGTATCGCGATCCTGGCGGTGCTGGTGCGTCACTACTTCAACACGCGCCACGACAGCAACAAGTTCGTCTGGACACTGCCAGCCGCTGCACTGGGCATGATCTGCCTGGCTTATGTCACCTCCCCGACAAGCCGTGCACCAGCGGTTATTCCGGTCGCTGCTGTGGAACAGCCGGCCAGCACAGACACAGCCCAGGTCGAAGCGAACAATGAAGCGACCCCGACCGAGCCCGTGGCCAGTGAGGCTGCAGCCCCTGCAGCAGGCAATGCTGATTTCGCCAAGGTGGAAAGCGTGATCCATGAGCGCTGCACCGTGTGCCACTCGGTCACCCCGAGCAGCCCGATGTTCAGCGCCCCGCCCGCCGGTTTCATGCTCGACACCCCCGAGCAGATGAAGGCCCAGGCCGCGAAGATTCATGCGCAGACCGTGGCCAGCCAGATCATGCCGCTGGGCAACATCACCCAGATGACCCAGGACGAACGCGACCTGATCGGTAGCTGGATCGCCAAAGGCGCTCAGATCAACTGA
- a CDS encoding ureidoglycolate lyase yields MRSLTIEPLSKEAFAPFGDVIETENSEFFMINNGSTRRYHKLATVETAQPEDKAIISIFSAESLQMPLTIRMLERHPLGSQAFIPLLGNPFLIVVAPVGDVPVSGSVRAFLSNGRQGVNYHRGVWHHPVLTIEKRDDFLVVDRSGSGNNCDEHFFNEDELLLLEPHQ; encoded by the coding sequence ATGCGTAGCCTGACCATCGAGCCCCTGAGCAAAGAAGCCTTCGCACCCTTCGGTGACGTGATCGAAACCGAAAACAGCGAGTTCTTCATGATCAACAACGGTTCCACCCGCCGCTATCACAAGCTGGCCACCGTGGAGACCGCACAGCCGGAGGACAAGGCCATCATCAGCATCTTCAGCGCCGAATCGCTGCAGATGCCGTTGACCATCCGCATGCTGGAACGCCATCCGCTGGGCAGCCAGGCTTTCATCCCGCTGCTCGGCAACCCCTTTCTGATCGTGGTCGCGCCAGTTGGCGATGTACCTGTATCAGGTTCCGTCCGTGCCTTCCTCAGCAATGGCAGGCAGGGCGTCAATTACCATCGCGGCGTCTGGCACCACCCGGTGCTGACGATCGAAAAGCGGGATGACTTCCTGGTGGTTGATCGCAGTGGTTCCGGCAACAACTGCGATGAGCATTTCTTCAATGAGGACGAGCTTCTTCTCCTCGAACCCCACCAATAA
- the uraD gene encoding 2-oxo-4-hydroxy-4-carboxy-5-ureidoimidazoline decarboxylase — MSRFQTLTPSQLSRDAFVAAFADIYEHSPWVAEKAYDLGLDSSIDEIETLQQRMADILLSASHDAQLALINAHPDLAGKAAVRGELTASSTAEQSGAGIHECTAQEFARFTELNDAYKAKFGFPFIKAVKGSNRHQILAAFEERIHNTPEQEFQTALAEINKIAMFRLQQL, encoded by the coding sequence ATGAGCCGTTTCCAGACCCTGACGCCCTCCCAACTGAGCCGTGACGCGTTCGTCGCTGCCTTCGCCGATATCTACGAGCACTCGCCGTGGGTCGCCGAAAAAGCCTACGACCTCGGCCTGGACAGCTCCATCGATGAAATCGAGACGCTGCAGCAGCGCATGGCCGACATCCTCCTGTCTGCCAGCCATGATGCGCAGTTGGCACTGATCAATGCGCACCCGGATCTGGCCGGCAAGGCTGCCGTGCGTGGAGAGTTGACGGCCTCCAGCACCGCCGAACAATCAGGCGCCGGTATCCACGAATGCACTGCCCAAGAGTTCGCCCGCTTCACCGAACTCAACGATGCCTACAAGGCCAAGTTCGGCTTCCCCTTCATCAAGGCGGTCAAGGGCAGCAATCGCCACCAGATCCTGGCAGCCTTCGAAGAACGCATTCACAACACGCCGGAGCAGGAATTCCAGACCGCCCTGGCCGAGATCAACAAGATCGCGATGTTCCGCCTGCAGCAACTGTAA